One genomic segment of Mastomys coucha isolate ucsf_1 unplaced genomic scaffold, UCSF_Mcou_1 pScaffold22, whole genome shotgun sequence includes these proteins:
- the Lrrc43 gene encoding leucine-rich repeat-containing protein 43 isoform X2: MATRESSTSDYRQTEGVPGTLSTAVYEHLRKLCLREFPCGIGSWNKSRFLPRKCRTWRELIPKEEEIMVPEEETVEALLGLVRSNHSPWAMLKDSSAEDRFLRELAIQNPLMIKDTFFYSYFRCLRVVDKGVSLVDKELLKFLKLEELVLSANKIEEIDANNLPPTLKVLELYGNLITSMECLCSAPPPRLQHLGLGHNKLLGPLESLYVTSNNWPQLVSLDLGFNNLTDLQSMILSLSTLKHLRLLVLQGNPLALVPYYRGFTVDSLAGLCVLDDITVSPSEKHQFRGLNMHGDLLAREAQFVVTIGNVRGVVDSSILDPEPGPDGPFISYSYYVTYDFVEDENLEGHASRMEEIHSESVLDEIDKRFSGTDEEDQQDGLLDLPEIQNQGRHRHKSRPRLHLDSTESKELSEVLAKEMNQMAEDSAESGLTDIDESETSISIHSAPLPQSIDSSEELAKLRPRIDVRLCPSPGTVLFNTVHKPWSDVIPCTYEMKHTLKELIRVKAFLLAGTTVSIVEEKILSWPVVPTPVESPLPAKKGKEDKKKKEEAPKGKDVKKKKEPPRELRQDPPVLSVLGSGLVYLEPLLAGEPVVSTVCDFGVVRTLETDKLTHARDSKKVKKAPKKDKSKTTAPTMDSGYQPEPLSVEVQIQLHQYRSVEEAFLSLIDKQGE; encoded by the exons AATAAGTCACGCTTTCTTCCTCGAAAATGTCGAACCTGGAGGGAACTGATCCCCAAGGAGGAGGAGATCATGGTTCCCGAGGAGGAGACTGTGGAGGCCCTGCTGGGCCTGGTGCGCAGCAACCACTCTCCTTGGGCTATGCTGAAGGATTCCAGCGCAGAGGACCGTTTCCTGAGAGAACTGGCCATCCAGAATCCACTAATGATCAAAGACACTTTCTTCTACTCCTACTTCCGGTGTCTGCGGGTGGTGGACAAAGGG GTGAGTCTGGTGGATAAAGAGCTCTTGAAATTTCTAAAGCTGGAGGAGTTGGTTCTGAGCGCCAATAAAATCGAGGAAATCGATGCCAACAATCTGCCGCCAACATTGAAG GTGCTGGAGCTGTATGGCAATTTGATCACCAGCATGGAGTGTCTGTGCTCAGCCCCGCCCCCGAGGCTGCAGCACCTGGGGCTAGGCCACAACAAACTGCTGGGCCCTTTGGAGAGTCTGTATGTCACCTCCAACAACTG GCCCCAACTCGTCTCCCTGGACCTGGGCTTCAACAACTTGACAGACCTGCAGAGCATGATACTGAGTCTCAGTACCTTGAAGCACCTGAGACTCCTAGTGCTGCAGGGGAACCCGCTGGCTCTGGTGCCTTACTACCGCGGCTTTACGGTGGACAGCCTGGCAGGCCTTTGTGTGTTGGACGACATCACCGTGTCTCCCAGCGAGAAGCACCAGTTCCGGGGACTCAACATGCACGGTG ACCTGTTGGCACGGGAGGCCCAGTTTGTGGTGACCATTGGAAATGTCAGGGGGGTTGTGGACAGCTCTATCTTGGACCCAGAGCCAGGCCCTGACGGCCCTTTCATCAGCTACAGCTATTACGTGACCTATGACTTTGTGGAAGATGAAAACCTGGAAGGCCACGCTAGTAGGATGGAGGAGATACACTCCGAGAGCGTTCTGGATGAG ATTGACAAGCGTTTCTCTGGCACTGATGAGGAGGACCAACAGGATGGTCTGTTGGATCTCCCAGAGATCCAGAACCAGGGCCGCCACCGCCACAAAAGCCGTCCGAGGTTACATCTAGACTCTACTGAGTCTAAGGAGCTGTCTGAGGTTTTAGCTAAGGAGATGAATCAGATGGCCGAGGACTCGGCAGAATCTGGGTTAACAGATATCGATGAGTCGGAGACAAGCATTTCCATCCACTCTGCCCCCCTGCCACAGTCAATTGACTCTTCAGAAGAGCTGGCAAAGCTCCGGCCACGGATAGACGTACGGCTCTGTCCATCCCCAGG GACAGTCCTCTTCAACACCGTGCACAAGCCCTGGTCAGACGTCATCCCCTGCACCTATGAGATGAAGCACACCTTGAAGGAGCTGATAAGGGTCAAGGCCTTCCTGCTGGCCGGGACTACTGTGAGCATCgtagaggagaaa ATCCTCTCCTGGCCTGTGGTACCAACTCCTGTTGAGAGTCCCTTGCCTGCCAAGAAGGGAAAAgaggacaagaaaaagaaagaagaagctcCCAAG GGTAAGGACGTCAAGAAGAAAAAGGAGCCAcccagggagctgaggcaggaccCACCCGTGCTGAGCGTACTGGGCAGCGGACTGGTGTACCTGGAGCCCTTGCTGGCAGGGGAGCCAGTGGTATCCACTGTGTGTGATTTTGGGGTGGTCCGAACTCTGGAGACAGACAAGCTCACACATGCCAGG gattcaaagaagGTAAAGAAAGCCCCCAAAAAAG ATAAGTCCAAAACGACGGCTCCAACCATGGACAGCGGGTACCAGCCAGAGCCCCTGTCGGTGGAGGTGCAGATCCAGCTGCACCAGTACCGCTCGGTGGAGGAAGCATTCCTTAGCTTGATTGACAAGCAGGGAGAATAA
- the Lrrc43 gene encoding leucine-rich repeat-containing protein 43 isoform X1, with protein MSTCGSCACANSRVASGAGRAGLRKPTALHNLCPASRLRGDKEIQPKAYSQHSWRKHLVQQGLKNKSRFLPRKCRTWRELIPKEEEIMVPEEETVEALLGLVRSNHSPWAMLKDSSAEDRFLRELAIQNPLMIKDTFFYSYFRCLRVVDKGVSLVDKELLKFLKLEELVLSANKIEEIDANNLPPTLKVLELYGNLITSMECLCSAPPPRLQHLGLGHNKLLGPLESLYVTSNNWPQLVSLDLGFNNLTDLQSMILSLSTLKHLRLLVLQGNPLALVPYYRGFTVDSLAGLCVLDDITVSPSEKHQFRGLNMHGDLLAREAQFVVTIGNVRGVVDSSILDPEPGPDGPFISYSYYVTYDFVEDENLEGHASRMEEIHSESVLDEIDKRFSGTDEEDQQDGLLDLPEIQNQGRHRHKSRPRLHLDSTESKELSEVLAKEMNQMAEDSAESGLTDIDESETSISIHSAPLPQSIDSSEELAKLRPRIDVRLCPSPGTVLFNTVHKPWSDVIPCTYEMKHTLKELIRVKAFLLAGTTVSIVEEKILSWPVVPTPVESPLPAKKGKEDKKKKEEAPKGKDVKKKKEPPRELRQDPPVLSVLGSGLVYLEPLLAGEPVVSTVCDFGVVRTLETDKLTHARDSKKVKKAPKKDKSKTTAPTMDSGYQPEPLSVEVQIQLHQYRSVEEAFLSLIDKQGE; from the exons AATAAGTCACGCTTTCTTCCTCGAAAATGTCGAACCTGGAGGGAACTGATCCCCAAGGAGGAGGAGATCATGGTTCCCGAGGAGGAGACTGTGGAGGCCCTGCTGGGCCTGGTGCGCAGCAACCACTCTCCTTGGGCTATGCTGAAGGATTCCAGCGCAGAGGACCGTTTCCTGAGAGAACTGGCCATCCAGAATCCACTAATGATCAAAGACACTTTCTTCTACTCCTACTTCCGGTGTCTGCGGGTGGTGGACAAAGGG GTGAGTCTGGTGGATAAAGAGCTCTTGAAATTTCTAAAGCTGGAGGAGTTGGTTCTGAGCGCCAATAAAATCGAGGAAATCGATGCCAACAATCTGCCGCCAACATTGAAG GTGCTGGAGCTGTATGGCAATTTGATCACCAGCATGGAGTGTCTGTGCTCAGCCCCGCCCCCGAGGCTGCAGCACCTGGGGCTAGGCCACAACAAACTGCTGGGCCCTTTGGAGAGTCTGTATGTCACCTCCAACAACTG GCCCCAACTCGTCTCCCTGGACCTGGGCTTCAACAACTTGACAGACCTGCAGAGCATGATACTGAGTCTCAGTACCTTGAAGCACCTGAGACTCCTAGTGCTGCAGGGGAACCCGCTGGCTCTGGTGCCTTACTACCGCGGCTTTACGGTGGACAGCCTGGCAGGCCTTTGTGTGTTGGACGACATCACCGTGTCTCCCAGCGAGAAGCACCAGTTCCGGGGACTCAACATGCACGGTG ACCTGTTGGCACGGGAGGCCCAGTTTGTGGTGACCATTGGAAATGTCAGGGGGGTTGTGGACAGCTCTATCTTGGACCCAGAGCCAGGCCCTGACGGCCCTTTCATCAGCTACAGCTATTACGTGACCTATGACTTTGTGGAAGATGAAAACCTGGAAGGCCACGCTAGTAGGATGGAGGAGATACACTCCGAGAGCGTTCTGGATGAG ATTGACAAGCGTTTCTCTGGCACTGATGAGGAGGACCAACAGGATGGTCTGTTGGATCTCCCAGAGATCCAGAACCAGGGCCGCCACCGCCACAAAAGCCGTCCGAGGTTACATCTAGACTCTACTGAGTCTAAGGAGCTGTCTGAGGTTTTAGCTAAGGAGATGAATCAGATGGCCGAGGACTCGGCAGAATCTGGGTTAACAGATATCGATGAGTCGGAGACAAGCATTTCCATCCACTCTGCCCCCCTGCCACAGTCAATTGACTCTTCAGAAGAGCTGGCAAAGCTCCGGCCACGGATAGACGTACGGCTCTGTCCATCCCCAGG GACAGTCCTCTTCAACACCGTGCACAAGCCCTGGTCAGACGTCATCCCCTGCACCTATGAGATGAAGCACACCTTGAAGGAGCTGATAAGGGTCAAGGCCTTCCTGCTGGCCGGGACTACTGTGAGCATCgtagaggagaaa ATCCTCTCCTGGCCTGTGGTACCAACTCCTGTTGAGAGTCCCTTGCCTGCCAAGAAGGGAAAAgaggacaagaaaaagaaagaagaagctcCCAAG GGTAAGGACGTCAAGAAGAAAAAGGAGCCAcccagggagctgaggcaggaccCACCCGTGCTGAGCGTACTGGGCAGCGGACTGGTGTACCTGGAGCCCTTGCTGGCAGGGGAGCCAGTGGTATCCACTGTGTGTGATTTTGGGGTGGTCCGAACTCTGGAGACAGACAAGCTCACACATGCCAGG gattcaaagaagGTAAAGAAAGCCCCCAAAAAAG ATAAGTCCAAAACGACGGCTCCAACCATGGACAGCGGGTACCAGCCAGAGCCCCTGTCGGTGGAGGTGCAGATCCAGCTGCACCAGTACCGCTCGGTGGAGGAAGCATTCCTTAGCTTGATTGACAAGCAGGGAGAATAA
- the Diablo gene encoding diablo homolog, mitochondrial isoform X2 has protein sequence MLTGFGVTLCAVPIAQKSEPQSLSNEALMRRAVSLVTDSTSTFLSQTTYALIEAITEYTKAVYTLVSLYRQYTSLLGKMNSQEEDEVWQVIIGARVEMTSKQQEYLKLETTWMTAVGLSEMAAEAAYQTGADQASITARNHIQLVKSQVQEVRQLSQKAETKLAEAQTQELHQKAQEVSDEGADQEEEAYLRED, from the exons AAATCGGAGCCGCAGTCTCTCAGTAACGAAGCATTGATGAGGAGGGCTGTGTCTTTGGTAACAGATAGCACCTCTACCTTTCTGTCTCAAACCACGTATGCTCTGATTGAAGCAATCACCGAGTATACTAAG GCTGTTTATACGTTAGTGTCTCTGTATCGACAATATACAAGTTTACTTGGGAAGATGAATTCCCAGGAGGAAGATGAGGTGTGGCAGGtgattataggagccagagttGAG ATGACTTCAAAACAGCAGGAGTACTTGAAGCTGGAGACCACTTGGATGACAGCGGTTGGCCTTTCAGAGATGGCTGCAGAGGCTGCCTATCAAACTG GAGCAGATCAGGCCTCCATAACTGCCAGGAATCACATCCAGTTGGTGAAGTCACAGGTGCAGGAGGTACGGCAGCTATCCCAGAAAGCAGAAACCAAGCTGGCTGAGGCACAGACACAAGAGCTACACCAGAAAGCACAGGAAGTGAGTGATGAGGGGGCTGACCAGGAAGAGGAGGCCTACCTGCGTGAAGATTGA
- the B3gnt4 gene encoding N-acetyllactosaminide beta-1,3-N-acetylglucosaminyltransferase 4, which translates to MLRRLGCVLFCSLVVLLLSYLLFLKDRIPAGISKARQKFLVLPRSHHSQCSPNLTIVNASLSLPSRHRLFLTYRHCRNFSILLEPSECARDTFLLLVIKSQPAHIEQRSAIRSTWGRAGSWARGRQLKLVFLLGVAGPVPPAQLLSYESWQFDDILQWDFAEDFFNLTLKELHVQRWIAAACTQAHFILKGDDDVFIHVPNVLEFLQGWDPAQDLLVGDVIRLARPNRNTKVKYFIPFSMYRARHYPPYAGGGGYVMSQATVRHLHIAMEEAELFPIDDVFVGMCLRKLGVTPIHHAGFKTFGIQQPLNPRDPCLYRGLLLVHRLSPLEMWTMWALVTDERLECVATHKP; encoded by the coding sequence ATGTTACGCAGGTTGGGCTGTGTGCTGTTCTGCAGTCTTGTGGTTCTACTGCTCAGCTACTTGCTCTTTCTGAAGGACCGCATACCAGCAGGCATCTCCAAGGCCCGCCAGAAGTTCTTGGTACTGCCAAGGTCCCACCACAGTCAGTGCTCACCCAACCTAACAATTGTTAATGCCTCCCTGTCCCTGCCCAGCCGTCATCGCCTTTTCTTAACCTATCGACACTGCCGAaacttctccatcttgctggAGCCTTCGGAGTGTGCCAGGGACACCTTCCTGCTCCTAGTCATCAAGTCACAGCCTGCTCATATTGAACAGCGTTCAGCCATTCGAAGCACTTGGGGCCGGGCTGGGAGCTGGGCTAGGGGCCGGCAGCTGAAGCTGGTGTTCCTCCTGGGGGTGGCAGGGCCTGTGCCCCCGGCCCAGCTGCTGTCCTATGAGAGCTGGCAGTTCGATGACATCTTACAGTGGGACTTTGCTGAGGACTTCTTCAACTTGACTCTCAAGGAGCTGCATGTGCAGCGCTGGATAGCTGCGGCCTGCACACAGGCCCATTTCATACTAAAGGGAGATGACGATGTCTTCATCCATGTTCCCAATGTGCTTGAGTTCTTGCAGGGCTGGGATCCGGCCCAGGACCTCCTAGTGGGAGATGTCATCCGCCTGGCCCGGCCCAACAGGAACACCAAAGTGAAATATTTCATCCCATTTTCTATGTACAGGGCCCGCCACTATCCACCTTATGCAGGAGGAGGAGGCTATGTTATGTCCCAGGCTACTGTGAGGCATCTTCACATAGCCATGGAGGAGGCAGAACTCTTCCCCATTGATGATGTCTTTGTGGGGATGTGCCTGAGGAAGCTGGGGGTGACTCCCATACACCATGCTGGCTTCAAGACATTTGGAATCCAACAGCCCCTCAACCCCAGGGACCCTTGTCTGTACAGAGGGCTCCTGCTGGTGCACCGTCTAAGCCCCCTGGAGATGTGGACTATGTGGGCACTGGTGACAGATGAGAGGCTCGAGTGTGTAGCTACCCACAAACCCTAA